The Mucilaginibacter terrae region ACGCATAATTTTAATTATGCTTAGCATAGTATTTTGCAGCCATTTAATTAATTTTAAGTGGCTGCAAAATTTTTTAATACCCTGCCTGTTTAAAAATTTTACCGGGTTTGATTGCCCTTTTTGCGGATTGCAACGCTCAGTAGTTGCGCTACTGGAGGGAGACCTGGTTGCAAGTTTTAAATATCAACCCGCCACCATTCTGCTGCTATTGGCTTTACTGTTAAGCGCTTCGGGTCAGCGGTTACAATTTAATAATAAGCGTTTGGTTAAACGTGTGGTATACTCGTTAACCACCGTATGCTTTTTAGCTTTTTACCTTTATAAAATTATTCCGGCACTAAACTAAGATGCTTTGTCCGCCCGAGGTAAGGTGTTTATAATCCTGCACCATAATTTCTAAAAACTGGTATTCGTTAATGGTATCAGGAGTGATTATGTTCAAATGTTTCTTGATTTTTACAGCCAGCCTGTATACTAATTCGCTGTTACGGGTACGGTTAAAGTTTTTTATTACATCATAAATCAACACCACATCATCATCGGTTAACTGCGAAGCTGCGGGATACTGGGTTTCATATTCTTCGGTAATTGGGGCAAATACCAGGTTGTTAAATTTTAGTTCGGTTGGCAGCTTTACCACAGCTGTACCGGCAACCATATCGCCAACACGCTGCCTGTTTTTTGACACCGCTACCGATACTATGGCACACGAGCCAAAGGTTATACCAAAATCAATTATCCTGAAAATCCATCTCAATAAATACTGCCCAATGGTTGGCCTTGCACCATTCATACTTACCACGCGTATTTTGGCACTACGCTTGCCAATACTTTGGCCGTTTAAAAACACCTCGCAAACCAAATCATAAAGTACACACAGTGCCAGCCAAACTATAATGGGTATTAAATAAGTATTGCTGCCAGCATATGTTTTACTTTCTATGGCCTGAAATGATAACATGGCTATAACCATGGCACAGCCAATGTAGGCTATTAAAAATATGGCATAGTCAACAGCCCGGGCTAAAGTGCGGTCGCCCAGGCCGGCTAATTCATAATCAACATCAATGTTTTGCGCTGTTTTTATTTTTATCATTTTCATGCTGTAACAAATATATATTTGCGCAGGGTAATATTGCTTATGCTAAGAATTTTTTTTATCATTAGCTCCTAAACTACCAGTCACAAACAAATGCGCGAAGCCTTATTTATTAAACACAACTCCGAGAGGTGGAAGCATTATGAAGAAGTGCCAACCCACGACCCCGATGAGTTAGCCGAGCGCTTCGTATCGGTAACTGATGATCTGGCTTATGCTAAAACGTTTTATCCAAATTCTAAAACCATTGGTTATTTAAACCAGCTGGCCGCAAGGTTTCACACCTCCATTTACAAAAACAAGAAAGAAAAGAAAGGCCGCTTTGCCGCCTTCTGGAAGTACGAATTACCGCTTTTATTTTATCGCCATCGCAGGGCATTGCTGTATTCGTTCATCTTTTTCAGCATTTCAATGCTCATAGGCGTGCTCTCGGCAAAGTATGATAACTCATTCGTAAACCTGGTTATGGGCGATGATTATGTAAACATGACCAACGATAACATTGCCAAAGGCGACCCATTTGGCGTATATAAAAAGGAAAACGAGTTTATGATGTTTATCATGATCGCCAAAAATAACCTCTATGTTACCGTGGTATGCTACTTGCTGGGCATATTTTGTTCGGT contains the following coding sequences:
- a CDS encoding stage II sporulation protein M, which produces MREALFIKHNSERWKHYEEVPTHDPDELAERFVSVTDDLAYAKTFYPNSKTIGYLNQLAARFHTSIYKNKKEKKGRFAAFWKYELPLLFYRHRRALLYSFIFFSISMLIGVLSAKYDNSFVNLVMGDDYVNMTNDNIAKGDPFGVYKKENEFMMFIMIAKNNLYVTVVCYLLGIFCSVGTVFSLFRNGIMLGAFEYFFFSKGYGLSSILVIWIHGTLEISCIIIAGAAGLVFGNSILFPKTFKRVVSFKKGAIEGMKITLGILPIIVVAAIFESFVTRHTEMPAWLSVGILLTSLLFVVWYVIIYPNFLSKNSNLPTYVNAAN
- a CDS encoding RDD family protein, producing MKMIKIKTAQNIDVDYELAGLGDRTLARAVDYAIFLIAYIGCAMVIAMLSFQAIESKTYAGSNTYLIPIIVWLALCVLYDLVCEVFLNGQSIGKRSAKIRVVSMNGARPTIGQYLLRWIFRIIDFGITFGSCAIVSVAVSKNRQRVGDMVAGTAVVKLPTELKFNNLVFAPITEEYETQYPAASQLTDDDVVLIYDVIKNFNRTRNSELVYRLAVKIKKHLNIITPDTINEYQFLEIMVQDYKHLTSGGQSILV
- a CDS encoding DUF2752 domain-containing protein, which gives rise to MLSIVFCSHLINFKWLQNFLIPCLFKNFTGFDCPFCGLQRSVVALLEGDLVASFKYQPATILLLLALLLSASGQRLQFNNKRLVKRVVYSLTTVCFLAFYLYKIIPALN